A genomic segment from Anticarsia gemmatalis isolate Benzon Research Colony breed Stoneville strain chromosome 12, ilAntGemm2 primary, whole genome shotgun sequence encodes:
- the LOC142977046 gene encoding uncharacterized protein LOC142977046 isoform X2, whose protein sequence is MGPEWKAVALEKCCYCIDLEIGCYIIGYLEVIIGFVAFGLFCFWIHLEGPFIFFGIYYLILILGMIVANCCTGCNLLAGMYKRKREYIHGYLYYWLFNLMYVSYGIYFFYWAVVHSVQIMALVVAVQLVYRLYFLAIVWSYYIRMEVQEGTPLNNLP, encoded by the exons ATGGGACCTGAATGGAAAGCAGTTGCGCTGGAAAAGTGTTGTTATTGTATTGATTTAGAAATTGGATGTTATATCATCGGTTACCTGGAAGTG ATCATCGGCTTCGTGGCATTCGGCCTGTTTTGTTTTTGGATTCATTTAGAAGGgccatttatattttttggaatttaCTATCTCATTCTTATACTTGGAATGATTGTAGCAAACTGTTGTACTGGTTGTAACTTGCTAGCTGGAATGTATAAG cGCAAACGTGAATACATACATGGTTACCTTTACTACTGGCTGTTTAACCTAATGTATGTCTCCTACGGGATATATTTCTTCTACTGGGCCGTCGTTCACAGCGTTCAGATCATGGCTTTAGTCGTTGCCGTCCAATTAG TGTACCGACTCTACTTTCTCGCGATTGTGTGGAGTTATTATATCAGAATGGAAGTACAGGAAGGAACACCACTGAATAATTTACCTTAA